DNA sequence from the Nicotiana tomentosiformis chromosome 3, ASM39032v3, whole genome shotgun sequence genome:
TATTAATCTCCTTCAAATTTTGATCAACAACCCAACCAAGATCATTCAAATCTCCCAAGTTCAAATTTTGCAGCCCTTTTCCAGCCAAACACTGGTACATAACTTCAGTCATCTCCTTTTCTCTGTTCTCTTTGCTTTGTTTCTTCAGCTGCTCGCTCGCTTTTGCAATCCTTTGTCTGATAAAACTCTCTTGATTCACCATTTTCTTGCTCTGTTCCATCTCTGGCATTCTCTTGAACTCCGCGAGCACGCGTTGAGCTCCCATGGTGTTTGGCCATACCTCAGGTTGATTTTCATAAGGGCTATAAATAATAGCACAAGCATCAATTCCACAAAGGGTGCTCAATTCACTCACCTTCTTCATCAGACCCTTCTTCCTTTTCTTAAATGTTGCTTTTCTTGCCGAGTCATTAGTTATGAAAGCTAACTTCACCTTCTTTCTTGTCATTTTTTTCCCTCAACAAATTTGCAAAAAAGGTGGAAGTATTTGGTAGATATGTGCTTTTTGTTGCTTGGAATGGCAATGTTATATACAAAAGTGAAGATGTTCTCTAATTAATATGGAAGATATTGCATTTGTTTGCATAGCTGGAAGGAGACATTGATGACCCAagatatttggaaacaatttagtaCTACCAAATTTTTGCATTAATTACATTTCATTTAACTAGAGCAATGCAATTTTGTTTTTCCTGATTACTACTAATATATGTTTTTTCAAGAAAAAAAGATTAaacttataaataaataatatttgtaAGAAGTTTTCTGTAATCATATATGATATTTTATCAACCAAGTCGTAATATTATAAGCTAGCTAAGTTTGTACAGAAACATAAAAGATTGAGTAACTTGGGGCTTTGTTGAACTACTGTAATATATACTTTGTACCAGAATTTGATTAATCTTTTTTTTGAGGGTTAAAAAGAGCtagtactatattatatataattaatatgcGTCATTACAAAAGTAGGAGCCATTGATAGCCTGATGTTCATACTACCACTACTGTCCGAATTATAGCGGAATAATCCTACGAAAAATATTCCTAATTTTGTTTGCCTTTAATGCTTTCAAAAAGCAAACATAGAAAGAGGTACAAAATTGATTATCCTTCCTTAGCCAGTAAATGCGTAGTTTTTTTCCTTCATATTTAACCAACTAATAATACATCTTTTTATTGACGAACAAAAATAAAATCTGCAGTATTTAATACCAAAAAAGAGGTTTTTTCTACCCTTGAAATATCAAGAAAATCTTCATAATAGTTCTACAACAAAATACGACTAATAGTAACAAAATTTGCAAGATGAAATTTGTCTTTGACTTATCCACAGGCTTTAATATGATCAACAAAAGGTGCGATGTGTGTAACTTTCATACATTTTACGGATCCTATGGtgcatgtaaatattttaatacacAAGCCGTATAGAAGGTAACTTTGGTGAACTTTAAGATCAAATTATAACTGTTATTCTATGTGATCTCATGTAATTATTAGATACATGGATACAAATGTAGTCAATCAATTTGGAAATTAATAGATAAATCATACATTAGAGACACTACATTTCTTTCCCATTAGAGCCCACAATTTTATAGACggaaaataaattataattaatgTGCAAATTAACCAAGACATACATGAATCACATGCTGAAAATTGATTAAAACGTAAAATAGGGAAAAACTTAAATACTACTACTAAGTACTCacccgtttcaatttatataatACTTCTTGcatttttagttttttaaaatatttgacaCCATTCTATTTCTACTCAACTTTCACAAATGTCAATAATTTAAATTCATTAACTTATTTACAATTTAACTATATGATGTGAGCATTTCTCTCTTTTCAACTGCCACTCTTTTTTATCATTACTGGTGCATACTAAAAGTCGAATTAACATctgaaatttcatactcaatcaAATACCATAACATATAATAATATACAGTGGTAGTAACAACTACTTTTAactcccccacccccaccccaccaaaataaataaataaattaagtgTGCATACACATATAAAGTTGTAATAAAACTTAGCATCCAATAATTAAGGCTACAAAAGAGCAATTTGAATACTATACAGATTTTATTAGAAACCTTTGCCCTtgcccaaaaaaaaataaaaattagccGTAACATGTCAAAACACAAGAGAGGTATGTTATACAAAAATAAGTGTGAAGGGTGATCTCTTGAATTTTTCTTAAACATGACCAATTAACCAACCAAAATAATCATTTGTTACTAATAAAATCTCAAGATGTTATTTTCTTCCTATTTCCTTTTATCAGTCAAAACGGAGGAGAAAATATGCTTCACCTTTTGCTTATGCTGTAAATACACTTGCCATAGGGTGCTAAATAGTTGAATTGCTTTTACATTACAAACTTATATACAAAGCATCTCGAATTCTTACATACAATCTTACATAACTGGATGAATTGGTTGAAGTTCAAGAAAGAACTACTACTAATTTAGACTGGGCCAGGCTCCCTTGTAAGATAGTAAAATCatggaaattttacctcctatggCAAaagtatacaccctatttattataaatcaaaattattttaaaatattattttctatagctaccttttatattttataacaaaataagtatttatggtatatactactaTTGAcgcatgaaatacgctatttatgtttttcttcTCTCTTAAACAGCTGGACATacttatttttaaggtgattgccgttactgtattcatgaatacatgacgcAAATACATGCACATACAACTGGATTGTGTAACACCCCAAAattttttgaagtatttcagtgtaaagccccgtaaatttcacaagtgaattcaaggtatcgtggtgccggagtaggcttacgtgtttgaggatggtataaaatcttcgtggcgagcttgcgagccacgGTTCAAACTTTTTAGGTTGAAGAATGcatcggaaagtaaaggaaaatttttggcagaaaagcgcgtttatgcggtccattatgcgaccgcataatcactctgcaggccgcataatggccgtagaagtaagcaggagaagggccagtctgggggaaattatgcggtcggctatgcgatcacataactattatgcggtgcattatgcgatcgcataacagttatgcggaccgcatacacgGGCAGAtttttgatcgttttggtctataattatgtgaccgatatgcggtccgcatatccattatgcggtcgcatatgcgactgcagaacctgttccggagcaccatttttgagttttaaaaacccgaccctacttcgttaaatacacgctttgggttatttttgagcaaaaatttgatattttagagagaagggagagtgttttagagagaggaaaaccctaggctaattattcatcaagtcttgctcaaatcttggaagattaataaggaaaactcacaagttcttcatctaagaggtaaggttctataacctagtttttaatttcgaatttgggtagaagatggttaattaggagtatgattcatgggtatgagattattatttatacatgcatgtaccaataagaattgtgggaagattgctcagctgaaataagtaaggattgggttgtggagtgaagaaaatcttgtaggagaaccttgtggttaaaattgcacacctagtgtctgataaaatgctcaaatgagccgagaccatgaatatcttcctaatagttgttaaattttgttatgtctcaaaatagattgggattgctaaaattttcggaatgttgtagtaatttaaggaaagctcaattgaggtatgttggctaaactttctctcttggaattgaattccacaatgtttccgtgagtttcaaagtatgggttgcgtattaaaatttctagttcaattcccaacattaaCCATatcccacaacctatctacggagcctctaagtacaactgaagagtaatatggaaataccggcaataaggtcccggctataccttaaccataaagtacatgagaaacaaaagatacatgaccccgaaatgaagtgcgGCTCACCAAATtggctgaaaggagtgtactgctatcactgatcaatgccacctgctgtagaaccacctgcatccattaaagatgcagcgcccccggcaaaagggacgttagtactgtcgaatagcactagtatgtatagctagaaatcctctttcaaaatagaatacccatatgatctatacgtggaacacataatataatgtaattgaaacaacctgtacaaaaaaggacaacaaaagggacacctattgtctgcattaataatgtgtctcattagaccgtccttagtgttcacatatcatattatacacttatgcgtttcatagaccgtccatagtatttattcataccgtacatctatacctcttatacacaatgtacctatgtatttcatagaccgtccacaggatttcatatcacaatggatttcataacacaatgtacctatgcgttcatagaccgtccacagggtttcataTCGCAGTGTACCTAtgcattcatagaccgtccacaggatttcataacacaatgtacctatgcgtttcatagaccgtccacaggattttataatacaatatacctatgcattttatagaccgtccatagggtttcataacataatatacctatgcgtttcatagaccatccatagggtttcataacacaatatacctatgcgttttatagaccgtccatagggtttcataacacattggaaacaaaagtacaaatgcgtacatctcataacctttcacaccacatatcacctaatccgtactttcaatcacttataacattattatttcattggctctcttggccatgcatatgattctttattcatggcacaatggttgtattttatatttcacgctttcatttcttccctttcatagatcatcatcataattatcaacaagtagaatattccggaaatcataactttaaattcgttagtaatgaaggctttaaacacaatcaatttctttccaataaatggagtaaaatgattggcaatcgaaggacaagttaaaatcatatacAGTTTCCACtaacgaatatgtaagaacgcaacaCACAttaaaaattacttacaaagcatagcattagctaaaactgccacatatgggcatcacttgagttcataaacgtTTAGctgattatattgtcgaagtcaattttagaatagttgagtcaaagctcatttcataatatttctcacattattttattttattggtatcattggtcacaagtataactttcactattggcatgttggccaaactttatattcccaatttactgatttcacttccaaccatctttataagttatcaacaataagacattccaaatcaagactttaggtacacatatgagaaattaaaactcttaagaatattgagattttctcacacaatttggcatactagctttcatttgaaatacgattcaagccaccacatggttaatcattttgatgacatcattgattcgacaaatgaggcatagagttgcatagtaggcattgataatgtagggaccatgttcgTGATtatgagatttaaaagaaatgagtcatttagacatgtgacatatgaaaggcatggtcgggaggataaagacattagcgtcagttattcttggaagactttgagtcatgaaaaggacaacaacaattgtttcattccatatgtgccttgtttggcaatagtaggcctcaaagagaaatagccaagtacgtgacaccagtcgcctcttggaatgtagggaaaatcagttcaactcaaaatgagaatattttggcaccccgaatgtgatatgggtttcaaaatacatgaaattgcattatgctcttaacagtaactagcacaaggaatctatgccacaagcctacaaggatgaaaaagaagttgaacacttgttatattattatcattctgacgtCTTAACCCTttacaatagttgatcctatatgagaggactagagatacaacaaacttgtctttcaattcaatatgctcatcataaggttgttgaactttcaaccacacacgaGTGAAATCATGTAgataggacatcttaatgtttggatgaaatcatgtgttggttagagagaatgaataCTTTGctgtgagctagacatgtttttgccataacaactctcaagatgcaatactaggccacttcatgggcaactacaatgcTAGGAACAATGTGAGTTACTCGCTAAGGCATGATCTAAGttgacatgaaagtcatactaagATGGGCGAACCATAAGATCTTCCTATGACGAATtagtgaaaatctcaaatttccagaaactttatgcggacaagtgacccctttcaattgacaggtacacatatgatGGTGCTGAGATatactctcatgttactagacagtgaaaaagattcatgatactattcataaatgagtaaagtgactgttccaatcataggagccacatacatggaagagtggctcaagaaggatctcaacactaggctgctataaattggatttgataccacacaAGTAAACTTTATACTGTGCATGCATAAACACAAGTGAGCGGATGTTAtctatttgaatcaaaaggttctgaaCAAAATTCATCAGGTATGGTCTCTTGTTCAGAATTTAGGAaatcaagtgggaagtattattcctagagttataactcaattcaaggacatacttatagagctcaattcctcaagaggtcgtaaataagagaatttgtgatagagtggcttcatgaatactgcgtctcgttcaaagagtaggtacatgcaataATTTGTGATTCAACATTTTGGTTACGACCATATTTATAaggctcttcaatatggatgcacatatacaacaagaaaaaataatgcgatgttcataatgatgtactaaggagtgacttacttgatgactttagattgacagggcagtaccttaattgaAGCCCCTCTACTCCAgatccaaaacatacattagtaccatagtgcCATATCCCCaaatgacatctcatacacttcacacaacgaggatggGGTTCGCTAAACTGACTCACCCCActtacctgatatttaccctttttgcatacatcataagcattccccttATTCTTCCTCCAGGACCCGTGACAGGATTAACAATCTCTACAATAGCTCGTTGTATGGgcttttggaattgcccaaatctaccacccccAACACGCTTCTGAGCGTACTCACCACACgacgccaaatgttccttcccgcacatcgggcagaccgggatgggtgtacccaacctagggcatttattcttcttgtgcccccctctttccacaaccgtAACATATTTAAAGAGTGACccaacataaacccgagtggctcttctttcatatcaaacattctggctcattgatgccaataatcctctttaatttcttaggtgctctcaccacataatcTGGTGGCATGGTGACATTAAACACTTCCCCGGCAATTGGTTCTTTCATTCCCTCCTCGATGTCTCAAACTCGTGGTTTACTCACAttgaaaatgagacatgacgaggaatttaGCTTCCTATCTTTAGCTCTATCgaacgatctggagtatcaaagaagggtgaaattcctaaatgtccaagtagcctcctcattatagatgtggtcgacaacacaccgataagaaggactctactagacacggctccgagacatcctaggacactttaaaaccttaggctctgataccaagtttgtcacgtcccaaaattgggaagcgcgaccggcgctcaaccgagtgaacccggccgagcaagactgttagattttcttctacccaaactcatccatgaataaagaggagatgtactccattaatcaaactttcaaaagatttcattaacaactctcatttcattcccattaagcagcttcattcataatttccaaaatattacgagtttatagaattaataaaaaacatgatttccaaataccaacatttttagttcaattcccaatatcaaccacaacccacaacctgtctacagagcctctaagtacaatagaagagtaatgtggaaaatgccggcaataaggccccgactatacctcaaaacacagtacatgagaaacaaaagatacatgactccGAAaaaaagtggggctcaccaaattagcTAAAAGAATGTACTGCTaacactgatcaatgccgcctgctgtagaactacctgcatctttaatggatgcagcaACCCCAGCAAAAgcgacattagtactgtcgaatagcactagtatgtatagctaaaaatcctctttcaaaatagaatgcccatataagaaaaggcaacacatagagaTAGCAAGTCACAattaacaatatccaaatgtccagttaaaacataataattttcaaaatacgaacttcatatataatttttggttgggagatcattagcaccgatattccaccgtctttgttagcacggagtccgatcacgcccgatcgactagtccatctccccacggacaatgtggtttgacaggtgatgcgaaagaaagttgttaccaagcgtagtaccaccatgtgcacaacatggagtccgatctccactcgatcagctaggccgtcttcccacatatgccgtgtgggttgacttttccattccacaattattaccagttcatcccaattaaggaaaataatatcacaatttcatcccaaataaggggaataaccacaattcacccctacaccggcacatgtagtttcaggtgtgggccttatgacccacccttcctcggttttactaatgatgctcccaaaagcattttatttttgttttgcacGCAGAGGTAAGATAATAaaaattgtactcacctcaacatctttcacattgtataaattctcattagtatttccagtctttcataacgacaatatttccttggctcattaggccattcacaagatttttTATTCCTAGCaagatggccgtatttcatatttcacaatttcacctctttcaattttaaatatcaccatcaaatatcaatatatagaaaatttcagaaatcatatacttcaaatccatttgaaatgggaacttcaaacacaaatggtttcttcccaaagaatgaggcataccaaccaacaatagaaacacacatgaaaaattataaacaatcaatacaccatttactcttgcaatactcttccccagaaatgacaatgcacaatttcaacacatgagtatatagaactcgtatcacactggatatatttatgaagcaaagcattagttaaagcagtcactgatgggcatgaattgagtataaaagctcttaggcaaattctattttccaaataACTTTTAAAACAATGGAGTCGAGggtcatttcatattctttatcgcatcctctcaaattatttgcactactagccacaaccatactaaaattcttggcacgttggccgcacTTTATTTTTTCAATccgcttatttcattttcaagcatctttaaaaATTGTCAACAACAAGACACTTCCAATCAagtctttaggtacacatatgagcaattatgagtcttaagcatatcgagtttttctcacccaattggtatactagttctcatttaaaacacgactcaaagccacaatattttaatacggaaaccatactttgaacatctatctttcgatATATGGCTCATTCGaaataaacaagtttatagggaataacccggaatatagaagttaggaatcttgagccaatcatacttgatcttacggaaacattatggaattcgattctaagagagaaatgtttagccaatataccttgatggagctctttagcGATATTAAAACCaccaactactcttacaacttcaatatacatcaacataattcaattggatcaatattagtaaatatttccaggtttttggtcattttggcattttatcaaacacctagagtgcatagcattcaactacctctagtaatggtgtttatTCCTCCAACAATACCTCCttaccaccaacaagagatactacaatatcctttgtccactaactaccttcttagcaccattataatcatcaatgaactcacatctatcaaattttactaattaactcattacaaaatctctaccacacccaataatctagtttaagtatttatggcttccaatcaccatctcataagtgctagtacttattccttgctcatttattcactaacaatccatgtatgtaggtttaagggtgaaagattacctcttgtagaccaaatcttgaaagtcaaccTTTGGGATGTTCTTgatattttgaagaaatcctacgGAATTCaatacaaaaccttgttgtaactagtgattgagaagtgaaatcatcataaaaacacacttaaaaactcaccttagatgtgtatttgaatccttggccggatgggtggtGGAGAcaaaagccctagtcttgaagaaatgacttagtcCTTCTCTATACTcgtccttggggttatttaatgagttcctacatgcgcggccgcgcattgGCCACG
Encoded proteins:
- the LOC104110503 gene encoding agamous-like MADS-box protein AGL80, whose translation is MTRKKVKLAFITNDSARKATFKKRKKGLMKKVSELSTLCGIDACAIIYSPYENQPEVWPNTMGAQRVLAEFKRMPEMEQSKKMVNQESFIRQRIAKASEQLKKQSKENREKEMTEVMYQCLAGKGLQNLNLGDLNDLGWVVDQNLKEINKRIEAFKKRASTSSSFSSSSVVLAAAPPLVEQKSVVELGLEGIQRTQTEWFNDWMNNNTSEQQIRFGYGDQMIMPNCSDNHNTSV